In Etheostoma spectabile isolate EspeVRDwgs_2016 chromosome 20, UIUC_Espe_1.0, whole genome shotgun sequence, the following are encoded in one genomic region:
- the LOC116669650 gene encoding transforming growth factor-beta receptor-associated protein 1: MAFRAFTQIHIYEKQSSPKEKDKSSIQCLECYNQNVYIGTKNATVQHLILPSSTNGDLSPGQSKFREGRLRKLGSNNHVAQLRVVPLFNHLLVLWDRSVTALNMFSLEPVPTLKKIQHVSLFEVCDSLLAAQTACVEMVTSSSRRKVIQIHVVGVDRWDVVKEVPLLQDPVALAVDGASVCVATSDRYLLCDIRTGSSEELFPHNHSRQRVIVTSVGRGEFLLNGPESLGMFVMKTGICQRPPLQWPQEVLAAGVCFPYILTLEPQVLSVYSMVDQQIKQTVSLSGATGLLSTSDGVLVFTERDIFSLRLVPLDQQIQALVRHERIEEALLLLNGVQGHCPCDSYKELQKAITCLAGFVHFYREGFSEAKELFITGELDPREIIHLYPDMQSCLSEDFKSQLDQVNKGRDLQVLCQENRNTFHQYLAFLGDFLRAVRGTEQGLKCTQEVDCALLRLYLELGDTENLQQLVASPNECRLDHCVPVLEQHNRFFALGSLYQSHGHQLDAIETWVKIADGFHKDTSCSDVYGHIVWTLSQLQDRDAVLTFADWTLQRNQEIGVRIFNKRPPDGEFEAQNVLALLEKYPLALILHLEFLIHDLNSKEERHHNRLALAYVTQTLQEEEKADLRRTRGKLQQLLWESKCYDVSTVYERVKSAALHMEKAILLGRTGEHCKALQVLVHKEGDLQAAEAYCCRAAQGRDSQFRQTLLLTLLQIYLSSEALTSAAVDLLNNNPRVFVAEKXXXXLPDSWSIQLVSQFLVRSLRESFHQRQMARLQKALGQVECMRHKAIWMQASNKKFRLDKGQKCKVCQRDLAEPQFAFNFHGELMHTSCTGYSSS, from the exons ATGGCTTTTAGAGCatttacacaaatacatatcTATGAAAAGCAATCATCCCCAAAAGAAAAGGACAAATCCAGCATCCAGTGCCTTGAGTGCTATAACCAAAATGTGTATATAGGGACCAAAAATGCAACAGTCCAGCATCTCATCCTTCCCAGTAGCACAAATGGAGACCTAAGTCCTGGCCAGAGCAAATTCAGAGAGGGTAGGTTGAGAAAACTAGGCTCAAACAACCATGTAGCCCAACTAAGGGTAGTCCCACTTTTCAACCATCTGCTGGTCCTGTGGGACCGGAGCGTTACTGCCCTCAACATGTTCTCCTTGGAGCCTGTTCCCACCCTGAAGAAGATCCAGCACGTGTCTTTGTTTGAGGTTTGCGACTCGTTGCTCGCAGCCCAGACAGCATGTGTGGAAATGGTTACTTCCTCCAGTCGCAGGAAGGTGATCCAGATCCACGTTGTTGGAGTGGACAGGTGGGACGTTGTAAAGGAAGTCCCTCTGCTCCAGGACCCTGTGGCCTTGGCAGTAGACGGTGCCAGTGTTTGTGTAGCCACCAGCGACAGGTATCTCCTCTGTGATATTCGGACTGGGAGCAGTGAAGAGCTTTTCCCTCACAATCACAGCAGGCAGCGTGTTATTGTTACCTCCGTGGGACGAGGGGAATTCCTCCTAAACGGACCTGAATCTTTGG GCATGTTTGTGATGAAGACAGGGATATGCCAGCGCCCCCCCTTGCAGTGGCCTCAGGAGGTGCTGGCAGCCGGAGTGTGTTTCCCTTACATCCTAACCCTAGAGCCCCAAGTGCTGTCTGTCTACAGCATGGTGGATCAGCAGATCAAACAGACTGTGAGTCTCAGCGGAGCAACGGGTCTGCTCTCCACATCAG ATGGTGTGTTAGTgttcacagagagagacattttcagCCTGCGTCTGGTGCCACTCGATCAGCAGATCCAGGCACTTGTCAGGCATGAGAGGATCGAGGAGGCCTTGTTACTGCTGAACGGAGTTCAAGGCCACTGTCCATGTGACTCATACAAG GAGCTGCAGAAGGCCATCACTTGCCTGGCTGGATTTGTTCATTTTTACCGGGAGGGTTTTTCCGAGGCCAAAGAACTATTCAT TACAGGTGAGCTGGACCCCAGAGAAATCATTCACCTCTACCCTGACATGCAGTCGTGTCTCAGTGAGGACTTTAAGTCCCAGCTCGATCAAGTGAACAAAGGCAGGGATCTTCAGGTGCTCTGCCAAGAGAACAGGAACACATTTCATCAATACCTGGCCTTCCTGGGAGATTTTCTTAGAGCAGTCAGGGGAACGGAGCAAGGCCTGAAGTGTACTCAGGAGGTGGACTGCGCCCTCCTGAGGCTGTACTTAGAACTGGGAGACACAGAAAATCTGCAGCAGCTTGTGGCATCTCCCAATGAGTGCAGGCTGGACCACTGTGTTCCTGTTTTGGAGCAAcacaacag attttttgCATTAGGTTCTCTCTATCAAAGCCATGGACATCAACTTGATGCAATTGAG acttggGTAAAAATTGCAGATGGTTTCCACAAAGACACCTCTTGCTCAGATGTATATGGACACATAGTGTGGACTCTCAGTCAGCTGCAAGACAGAGATGCTGTGTTGACATTTGCAGACTGGACTCTTCAGAGAAACCAGGAG atAGGGGTGCGGATTTTCAACAAGCGTCCACCAGATGGTGAATTTGAAGCTCAAAACGTCCTTGCTCTATTGGAGAAGTACCCACTGGCGTTGATTTTACATCTTGAGTTCTTAATCCATGATTTGAACAGTAAG GAGGAGAGACATCACAACCGTCTGGCCCTAGCATATGTTACTCAGACGCtgcaagaggaagaaaaagcagATTTGAGGAGGACCAGAGGAAAGTTGCAGCAGCTGCTATGGGAATCCAAATGCTATGATGTCTCCACTGTATATG AGAGAGTCAAGTCAGCAGCCCTGCACATGGAGAAAGCCATTCTCCTCGGTAGGACCGGTGAACACTGTAAGGCACTGCAAGTGCTTGTTCACAAGGAGGGAGACCTGCAGGCTGCAGAGGCCTACTGCTGCAGGGCTGCCCAGGGCCGGGACTCCCAGTTCAGGCAGACCCTGCTGCTCACGCTGCTCCAAATCTACCTGAGCTCTGAGGCGCTTACCAGCGCTGCCGTGGATCTGCTCAACAACAACCCTCGGGTCTTTGTGGCAGAGAAGANNNNNNNNNNCCTGCCTGATTCCTGGTCCATTCAACTGGTCTCCCAGTTCTTAGTTAGATCTCTCAGAGAGTCCTTCCACCAGCGGCAGATGGCGAGGCTGCAGAAGGCTTTGGGCCAGGTAGAGTGCATGCGGCACAAAGCCATTTGG ATGCAGGCCTCAAATAAAAAGTTCAGACTGGACAAGGGGCAGAAGTGCAAGGTTTGTCAGAGAGACCTTGCAGAGCCACAATTTGCCTTTAACTTCCACGGTGAGCTGATGCACACAAGCTGCACTGGCTATTCATCATCGTGA
- the LOC116669663 gene encoding four and a half LIM domains protein 2 produces the protein MSTNERFNCHYCKDSLLGKKYIMKEDTQYCTKCYENLFANCCKSCSLAIGCNCKDLSYKDLHWHEQCFKCAKCSRSLVEKAFAAKDDLLLCTECYAHDYSSKCTTCKKTVMPGSRKMEYKGNSWHETCFLCHRCQQPIGTKSFIPKDTGYFCVPCFEKQFAYQCCACKKAITTGGVTYQDKPWHRECFLCISCKKQLSGQRFTSRENYPYCLECFSNLYAKKCVGCTKPITSLAGAKYISFEERQWHSECFTCIQCSVSLVGRGFLTQRDNILCTDCGREK, from the exons atgtccACCAACGAGCGTTTCAACTGCCATTACTGTAAAGACTCCCTTTTGGGGAAGAAGTACATAATGAAAGAGGACACGCAGTACTGCACTAAGTGCTATGAGAACCTGTTCGCTAACTGCTGTAAGAGCTGCTCTTTGGCAATTGGCTGCAACTGCAAG GACTTGTCCTACAAGGATCTCCACTGGCATGAGCAATGTTTCAAGTGTGCAAAGTGTAGCCGATCCTTGGTGGAAAAGGCCTTTGCCGCTAAGGATGATTTGTTGCTTTGCACCGAATGCTACGCCCACGACTATTCTTCTAAGTGCACCACCTGCAAGAAAACTGTCATGCCAG GATCCCGTAAAATGGAATACAAGGGGAACAGCTGGCATGAGACCTGCTTCCTGTGCCACCGCTGTCAGCAGCCAATAGGAACCAAGTCCTTCATCCCAAAAGACACCGGCTACTTTTGCGTGCCCTGCTTTGAGAAGCAGTTTGCCTACCAATGTTGTGCTTGTAAGAAG GCCATCACAACAGGTGGAGTGACCTACCAAGACAAGCCCTGGCACCGCGAGTGTTTCCTATGCATCAGCTGCAAGAAGCAGCTGTCGGGTCAGCGCTTCACCTCCAGGGAAAACTACCCCTACTGCCTTGAATGCTTCAGCAACCTGTATGCAAAGAAGTGTGTGGGCTGCACCAAGCCCATCACAA GTCTGGCAGGGGCCAAGTACATCTCTTTTGAGGAGCGCCAGTGGCACAGCGAGTGTTTCACCTGCATTCAATGCTCTGTGTCGCTGGTGGGACGCGGGTTCCTCACCCAGCGCGACAACATATTGTGCACCGACTGTGGCAGGGAGAAGTGA